The genomic region TCGCAAATAAGATGACGTTAAAAGGATGTCAGTATTGTCTCACATCTGTTTGTTGCTGTTctaaaaatgaatgtaaatttCAGGGGATATGCAGGGGACACAGGCCCCAAAAGATTTAAAACACGTTTGCCCCTCCAATAGGTTTAATGTTACTCATCAAAGAAACATTCTCATAGAATGGGTCATGTTTATTCCCAAAATGTGTTTAGGAACTTCAAGTTCCAGACACTTTTGTGCTTCAAAACGGGCCCTTCAGGATGATTACATATGCAAGCACAATTGATCTGCATGGAACTTACATTACCtacctatgaaaaaaaaaatacataagttaatattttagaatttttctgctaaacataaaaatacaatcACTGTCTTCTAGTTTGCCAGCTACTTTGGAGGTAACATTATTGCGTTAAACAATAAGTAACTTAACCTAATGCATTTTTTTGAATGTGCCAGATGATTTTAACATGACCAGACATTTTGCTGTAACACATCTGAGTTAAGACAGGTTTATTTATCactgatcacatttaaccaggTTTCCTCTCCAAATAAAGTATCAAATCAAGTTAGACCACTCCAACTTTGACATTTAGCCTGTGGCAAGAACAGCCAAGAAAACAAATTCATAAGATATTTactaaaatgtttattattcatAATTGACTGTGTTGAGTTTATAGAATGGCTAAAAGAAGTTAGCAAgtctttttaatgtttgctaACGTTAAGCAGCAAGTTTAACATTAAGCATGTTAGCTCATCAGAGACATTAGCCTTATGCGTTTATTAACACTGAGGTAACTTTTTGTTGTCGTTTTGTCGCCTGCAGTAGCCTGTTAGTTAGCAAAGCTTGACGACTAACGAGCTAGCGTTAAATCCCAGAACGATCACAGCTTGTCTTACCCTGGAAGTGCTTTCCTAGCGGCTAACGTTAGCCCGTCCAGCGTAATTCTACATCACCGACAGTATGTTTCCATTTCCTTTGACCAATGACTTGCACGAGCCACATTATAACGTATCATATATGTTTTCTGGTAGTGTTAGACAATCTTCAATTCTGAGTTGACACGTTTCCGCGGTAAAGTGGTTTGAAAAGAGCGCCGATGGTCTCCGGTTTGGATTCGTCACCATGGAAGTAAGAGTCTAGGGGAAGTATTTGGAGCTGCGTGTTTTGTGCACCGGTGCTGCCCGTTCTGAAAGCGGACGGGTGGTGTCGACAAAGTTATTTAGCCCAAACAGTAAATATTAACGCAAGGGCGTTTCCAGATATTTTCGATCGGGGAAGGGGGGACTAATATCAAGCAGGGGAGGACCCAACAGGAAATCAGAACATCTGAAGAGAAAAACTGGAAAACCATTGAAAAAAACAGTCACAGACCGTCGGGCACAAACGTTTAATAGGCCCAGccgacctttttgttttttctgtaatttccttCTTTTAGTTATATTTATCCTGGACTTTCACAGAGgtttacaaaacacacagcttgcATCTTTTTCTGATAAAACTGAGAAACAACATTTCTGTGGTCCTGAGTATTATTTGCCACATTTATGTCAGGATCTtcaattaaaagtaaaatatcaGTTTAGCCCTGTTAACTTGTTCAACTTGGTTAATCTAATTTTAACCTTGTTACTATACTATATTtctaatggggttttttttggctcaCAAAGGTTTATTTAATAGCTTTGTAATATGAATAGTTTATTTGACCAAAAAAATTGGAAATAAATACTGAAATTACCAATAAAAAATTTGCTTAAATTAATACTGTGTTAACTAGAGTATTCAGTAGGAGGGTGACTATTACCATTGATGGGTTGTTTTTCCTAAACACACTGTAGTTATCATAACCAAGTAGCCTAACAGTATAAAAGTTttagcataaaaaaaataaattacctaAAGCAAAAGTAGTCACTACCAAGTGTATGTATACATCACTTTATTGATGCAGCTGGAGATGTATAACCTTTAAAGTAAATGTGCGCAGTACAAAATGCAATGTTTGCATTCAACtgtaaagaaaaagcaaaataacacAGATATACTTTAACAAAGTATATTAAAATTGTACTTCAGTAAAGTTACGCTCCACCACTGGTCCTATCCCTGCTCTCATCCAGTATCGAGAGCAAGGACACTCCCCTGACTTAACggtaaaacaaacagaaatgtgcGACAAATACTAGGAGGGGTTGTGCAGATGCTAATTTATTATGTACATATGgcatcaaaaaataataaaaatatgacaaacaaGAAGTATTTAGAGAGCTGTTGTTAAATCTCaacgaaacacacacacacaaaaaatgcagCAATATCCCTAGCACTGTCTTATGTACAAATTCCCTttcattcaaataaaaacacaaagaggaaaTGTTCTTAATTCAAAAAGCATTAGATGGTAGTTTGTAAATTGCTAGTGTATCTTCAGCCAGTGTGAGCCAGTAATGAATCATTAAGGAAAGGTGCATAGCAGCAAGATTAATGAGACTGAGCAATGCTGGAGAAGtactccagcatgtcctggatTGTAAACTCCATAGTGATCCCAGAGCCAGGGTAGCACCTGCCTATGAGATCTTCAAAGTGCTTGTACTGACGGATGAACTCGTCTTGCATGGAGTGCCACACCACCTAGAGGAATAGACAGGAAGTGCAACAGTTCAGAGGCAGGAAGAGGCATGCAATGATTTTAATCCcctaaactgtttttttctcacctgcagcagaCTTTCTTCTTCACACAGGTGTTTGTCCACCTTCTTATAAAGATTGTCGAGTCCCTTTTTCACCTCTTTACCAGGATACTCTTTGATTACTTTTCGCAGCTCTTGCTTGTTGAAGGCCAGCTGATAGCTCACCTCCTCCTCACGAACACCCTGGGCTACACGTGCTTCAACTCCTTCAAAGAAATGCTGCAAGCGAGATGACAGTTTGCCTGTTATAAAACTCTGCTTATATTCGTAATACTCCAACTCAGGCTAATAAAGATGACTGAATTTTGTGGTCACTTTAACTCTTCTCACATTCAGTTTTTCTAGAGGCTGGCCCAGAGAATTGATTACGTAAGACTGTAGATGGTCTGTGTATTTGTGCTTGGCCTCTCGTCTCTCTGCATCCAGGCAGGAAATCTTTAGACGTGACAGCGTAGAAAAGATGTGGTGGAAATTCTCCATCATCACGACATCTCGTGGTGTTTTCTGGCTTTCATTGGCAACCTTCTCCACTGAGAAGACAATAAACAAGTCAGAAATTCCAGGACACCACATCAACTTCACATGATCCTTttccaataaataaaaacttgctTAATGATCAGTGGTCTCACCGTTCATGAAGACGGCCCTGATAAGCTTAACGTAAGCTTTGTCCAGGTCTCCTCGACGCTCTGCATTGCGAAATATGGTTTCAGCCAGTTCAGCGAATTCCTCAAACCCAGTGACAAAAGGCAGGATACCAACTTTGCTCTTCTTGGATATCTTAAATTCCTCCATTTGTCGGATCTGATTagactgtaaaaaaagaaaagaaagaaagttaaaaTTTATTCCCAAATTCAGCCCAGCAATGACTcctttgactgaaaacaaacaaataaacaacaacactagtAATTTCCCACAGGCCCTGGATTATCACAGAAAATGAATTCTGAGTAAAATTTTGCTTGGCCTTTTCACAAAATGATACTACTGTTATGATTTTTGAGGAGTAGATCGCTATAAATAAATTCCTCAGCATCAGAAAACTACACTTTGCCTTTATGACTTCATTGTAAACTCACGTGTTTGGTGTCACAACACTGAATGCAATATCCAGGCATGAGTAGCCGTGCTGCACAACCATTCCTGACCCACAGTCACCCAGCTGCAAGGCTTTCTACCACTTTAGTGACTCCAGGTTTAAGGCACGTCTGTGTTGCCCTTACCTTTCAGACCCAGAAACTTTGTCCCTCTTTTATACTAttttgtggagtttgcatgttatcCCTCAGCCTTTTTGATTTTCCTTCACCTACTTTCACTTCTTCCTACAAGCCAAAGATGTGTTTGTTaagtggtgattctaaattggctggaAGTGTGGATGTCAGAGCGTGTTTCTGTCTCTTCGATGGACTGGCGAGTGTCCAGAGtgtaccccccccccacatGACCCCGAGTTGCTTGTGGGTCTGGAGTTGGATAGGCAGTTAAGAAATTAGACAGACACATAGTGTGGCAGCCTTCAATAAACCTACATAATATTCCTTAACCAGACTTGAATTTAGTGatgtcaacaacaacaacaaaaaaggcacTACTCACAATGCATTTGTCAAAGTTTCTCTTGACAGTCACCAGCACATTTCCCAAAGTTGTGCTGAGATAAGAGGCCGGGTCAACGTTCTCAGCTGTCCACACATGGTGACTCATCTTCACCAGCATGTACAGAGAGTGGAAGCTGTCAATCTTGTCGCCCAAAGCGATGAGGCTGTTGAGCTCTGTCTCGATGCTCTGGAAGATTTTATTCATCATCAGCCGCACTATATCTTTCctggaaatagaaaaaagaagcGAacaattgcatttaaaaaaaataaaaaattacatcAGAAATATTAGCAATGATCTGCAAGAACTCACTCTGATGACAAGGAGTGTTTGTGTTCTGCCTGGGGAGGCTTTTTAGATGGCAAGCTTCCATCGAAATCCTCCGCCTCTGGCTGACAGGACAAAAGAGATCAAACATGACAAACCTAAACAAACATCTGTGGATGCATATATGAATGACACTGGATCTGATAACACGCTAACATCTGTCATCACTGTTTTATTCTACGCTTTCAGGAGAAACAAATGCTCCAGTTTCAGATGCTACCACACAAGTACAAGCACTGCTATTGTTGTGAAGTATTATAATTCATTTAGATGACATTTGATCTTTCTGTTACAGCCATTTCCAGTATGTGATCAAAAAAATACCTGTGCGAGAGGGGGTGCAACTGTCAAATGCTGCTGCAGCTTGAAAAACTTGCTGATGAAGTCTTGTTCTGCAAGACACAAAGGCTCCAGCTCACTGAGGACCTGCTCAAATATCTGcagagacaaaaataaataaataaataaataaatgtaatttctcaGGATGTACACACATGTTGCTTTATTTCCACTCCACTTAAATTTCTGGTAGTGTTACCTTGTCGAACTTGGTCCTGTCGGCCACATCGAGGTCAGAAGCGGACATGTTGCCCATGTCCAGTAGTGATGAAGACTGGGAACGCCGGCTGTTGGAGCCCTGCACTGTGAGCTTATTCAGGCTTGAAGTAGAGCCTGTCAGCTTCCCAGAGCTGCCATGTAGGCCTAATGTAGCACAACAAATATGGTATGAGTTAATGGCTATGTTTTGTGGGAAGGCTAATACAAGTCAGTTTTCCAAAAATTCTACAGTGAAGGAATCCAACTTAACATCAAATTAAATGGTTAGATTTTTGGCATTTGTTACAGAATGTGTGGTAATGTACTGTGATGATTTAGCCCAACCAACCAGGTACAGGGTGAGGTAATGGCTTGTATTGGAACAGCAAAGGGGTTTGATCAGAGGATTCATTTTAGTACAGCCATGTAGTGATCAGAAGCACAGTTGAAAATTGACAGTGGAACAGCTCCATTTCAAATGTCGTACTtactttctgtttcctgtttgagtGCACTCTCTTTCCGCGGAAGCGTAGCTGCAGCCAGTTAGAAAGGCGGGCATCAAAGACAGACACAGGTTAGGCTTAATACATGCAGCATGGGAGGGGTAAGGCTAGATGTTAGATGTACACATATGCTGACGTGCACCACAGTGACTTAGGTAGTAGCTCGAAAAAACCTTTGGAAAAcaaagtctttgtttttgttttcagaagGAAAAGCTAATACAGAGTGCAGAAAGCAGAGTCCTATAAATCTGCCAAAACCTAAGCTCATCCAGGGGTTCTGTGCAGATTATACATATTGAGAAACAAAGCATGTAAAGTCCCTGTGCAAAGGGAAAAGGAGACATTACTGAAAGACAAACTTTGGATGCAGGCATAAGATTATAAGATGGAGAAGCCTGCAACAGCAAAGATGGTGGTATAAGAATAatttcagggggaaaaaagctattTATAATCTTATTTTAAAAGCTAAAGCACATAAATCttcaagtgttttgttttttaaaatcatattcaACTGGTGATTCTACAGATGCAGTTTTTAATGCTGCCGTGATCATTAGATAAAGCTTCAAAATAACTGTCCAAATAAGTGTCTAGAGGGATTATCAAGAAGGCTGCCAAGGATGCAGAGCTGTGAGACCTGTTCTAAAAAGATTTTGGTAATGCTTTTGGTACCAGACATGGTGcagaaatgtttgtaaaggtgTGAGAACATAATATAAGAAGAGGATAAAACAGTCAAGAAATGCAACAAAATTCATTCCTTTTGAGTGAACTACATGATGGAAGACAAGCATAGTTCATGTTAAGTTTAACGTGGGAATCATAGCGCTTACCGAACTTGCCCTTCGGGTCTTTGGATGTACCCGCCATTTTTATTTTGGCAACTTCAAAGAACTCTTTGATTTCTCGCTCATACAGTTTGCTCATATATTCAACATATGTCTGTAAAAAAATGAGAGAATATTTGTTAAGATTTACGACTTGTTACAGCTAAAATGTGTATTAACATTTTGGAAAACATACATTCTAGGAAAGCATTATATTATACTAAGAATCATGTGctctctcctcttttctttgcttctaGTTTATTTCTTAGTCTTTTTTAACCACTCTCTGCTTCTTTAACTGTATTAATAATGCTCACAAATGTCCGCTGTACTATCCAAACCCCACAAAAAGCACACttcccaaaatgtcaaactgtttCTCAAGTATTTTTGCAAAGTAACACTGCACTGACCCTCGACAGGCCTTCGTacttctccctgtgtgtgttctTCAGCCACTCCATGAGCTTGGCGTAGCGCAGTAAGTCCCTGTGGAGAGGGCTGTGTTTGGGCAGGGTCAGCTCAGCTGTGTGCTGTGACAGGGTTGAGCTCTGGTCATGGCCCTGAAGATCACAGTGAGAACAGATAATCATTAGCAGTATATTCACCAGAAGTATACATTACAGGAGAAAAGTTATAATATGCATTTTTCCATATATGCACGCAAACACATGTTATGCAAAAGGAAGACTTGGCCTGCTTCCTCTTACAATCATCTGAAGCATTACCTTAGTGTACTGGATATCCAAATGATGTTAAAGTAAATAATCTAAGACGTTCTTACACTCCAGAGCCACCACATTCTCAGCAAACTTCCTGAACTGCATCTCTTTTGATACCGAACTGATGTTCTTCCCACTTTCCCCTAAGCTTGTTCAGTCTCTTCAAGACATGCACGCAGACAGGCACAGCATCTTATGATATGAGACTATTAGCAAAGAAGCCACGTTAGCACACAAACATAATGAGCCCTGAGCCGAGGCATTtgccagaggaggaggaggatggacaGAGCCTCTTCAGCTTTGAGATCAAATGTGAGATGTTCAGTAGTTAGAAATATATCCCATGCAATACATAATGTGCTATGGTGAAAAGCTTGAGCTCTCATGGCATGTATGTTTGAGTTATATGTGAGAATTCAAACATTAGCAAAATGGGGCACGTGGGGGTTGCTGTGAGGGTACTCACTGGAAGTGACAGACAGGAGGACCTATAGAACTGAGGGATGGTCATTTTGAAGTGACTGAAGTGGTTGAactgacacagagacaaagagcaGAGTGGGATGATTCAAAGTGGGATACACAGAGAATCAAGGATAGGTGAAGGGAGACGATACAAGGAAGCCCAGGAAGTAAGTCTTAACTAAACAGAAAGCTCAgtagaggagaaagagagagacaaagagctTGGAAAAGCAAAGGATAGACTGATGTCCTCCATTTCACAGCAGACCAGGGACGAGGATACCAAAACATTTCATTATTAAATCTGCTTACACTACTTTGTTCAGCCAAACATTTACGAAACCAACAAATTTCAACGTTATCAGTACACCTTGTTCAATTTCACAGTTCAGTAGTGCTGGGGGATTCAAGAGACATTTATTCTGATGAGATTTTCCTTCTTTAAATGTTTAGAATAAGACAATGAAAATATATTCCTGACCAAGCTATGCCTGTTACCTGATGAACAAACACATTGTTGAGATGATTCGTGAGGCGGCGAGCAAAGGTGTCTCTCAGTTCAGCAAACAGGAGCTGTTGCTGGTTCACAGCCATGAGTTTTTCATGGcctgcagaaagaaaacaacaagacTTTAATCtcattacttgtttttttttaaagagcacCGGCTCATCAACCCAGTCAGCAAGTAATCAAGAAAACGTCATTTTTAAACTTACCTGGTCTGAGAGCCACATTCATACACTGCAGGAGAGCCTCAGAGGCATTGATACAGGCCTCTATACCTTTAGGGGATGTCAGATCTCCCTCCTGTAAGGCCCTGATGTGTCCCTTTGATAAGTCCATGTAGTTCTacacaaggaaaacaaaatgaaagtcaCAAATCAAAGTGTCGTTGTCTAGCAAAATCTAAATTTGGTTGAAAGTAGAATTGCTCAACTGATCCTCAAGTGGCCTTTTTAGACTGGTTCTAAAAGTGAATTTCATAAACGCAACCTTTTGAACTTTATCAAGTCCTAAAAATCAGGAGTGTGTCTGCTTTGACTATGAAGTGGACATGGGTGGCTTCACCTTAATTTTACTTGTCGTGTGATTAACTGAACTAAAAAGGCGCCCCAAAAGACTTTTTGTACGTTACTTCACTActtcttcttcctctgaaaAACAACATGGCCATTCCCCaaaaagttttaaatttccAATACCCTCAGATCCACTGAGGCTTAAAGTTTGCTGCttattttggaaaacattttaatgtgctTTTTACCACTAAGAACTGGATCTCGTCCAGTAGTTTGCCATTGTTGGTGTTGCTGATCTGGATGAGACGATTGCTCTGTGAGATCTGGTCCATTTGCTCCTTCACACTCTGGAGCATCTCTTCATAGCTGCTCAGCTTGCCCTCGATGGTGTCCACCTCTCCCAGTGCCTCATCCAGCAGCTGCATTAGGATATTGACCTGCTTCTCTGATGCCATGATGGACTGAATGTTGGCCTTATTGTAAGAACAGATAAAGAGATATAATTActatcattttctttcattattaatGAGAGTGGTTTTAGGTCATTAAACAGATGTCACCCTTAAAAATGGACAATGAACTGGCTTTACTCACCCCATCTAAAACCTGAAGCTCCTTGAAGAGCTTCTCAGCAAAAGCCTCTGCATTGGAGATGGCGTACTCGCATGTCACCATCATGCTCTCAATGTCTTGCTCTTCACGGGTGCTGAGTTCCTGGTATTCATCCAGAGCATCCTCATCTCCCCCTGCAACACTCTGGCTCTCACCACTTGGCACAGACTCTAAGCCCAGGAGAAGAGAACAAAAACATGTGCAAGACATAAGTAGAGTGGCAAAGTTCAAAACACATGATATGGCATCTTCAGACTCAATCCAGTTTTCTTCCATTATTGAAAGAACATCTACAGGCACAATTACACTGAGTAAGGGATACCCAGATCTTTCATGGTTTTAAGAGTAAAGCTGTACTTATTTTGTATGAGTGATGAAAGCGTAGCATGACTATGagcaacaaatgaaaaacaatattaGATA from Astatotilapia calliptera chromosome 23, fAstCal1.2, whole genome shotgun sequence harbors:
- the exoc1 gene encoding exocyst complex component 1 isoform X3; its protein translation is MTAIKHALQRDIFTPNDERLLGIVNVCKAGKKKKNCFLCATVTTERPVQVKVVKVKKSDKGDFYKRQQTWELRDLTEVDAKDASKENPEFDLHFEKVYRWVASSTAEKNSFISCIWKLNQRYLRKKVEFVNVSSQLLEELPKAEESVPSGESQSVAGGDEDALDEYQELSTREEQDIESMMVTCEYAISNAEAFAEKLFKELQVLDGANIQSIMASEKQVNILMQLLDEALGEVDTIEGKLSSYEEMLQSVKEQMDQISQSNRLIQISNTNNGKLLDEIQFLVNYMDLSKGHIRALQEGDLTSPKGIEACINASEALLQCMNVALRPGHEKLMAVNQQQLLFAELRDTFARRLTNHLNNVFVHQGHDQSSTLSQHTAELTLPKHSPLHRDLLRYAKLMEWLKNTHREKYEGLSRTYVEYMSKLYEREIKEFFEVAKIKMAGTSKDPKGKFGLHGSSGKLTGSTSSLNKLTVQGSNSRRSQSSSLLDMGNMSASDLDVADRTKFDKIFEQVLSELEPLCLAEQDFISKFFKLQQHLTVAPPLAQPEAEDFDGSLPSKKPPQAEHKHSLSSEKDIVRLMMNKIFQSIETELNSLIALGDKIDSFHSLYMLVKMSHHVWTAENVDPASYLSTTLGNVLVTVKRNFDKCISNQIRQMEEFKISKKSKVGILPFVTGFEEFAELAETIFRNAERRGDLDKAYVKLIRAVFMNVEKVANESQKTPRDVVMMENFHHIFSTLSRLKISCLDAERREAKHKYTDHLQSYVINSLGQPLEKLNHFFEGVEARVAQGVREEEVSYQLAFNKQELRKVIKEYPGKEVKKGLDNLYKKVDKHLCEEESLLQVVWHSMQDEFIRQYKHFEDLIGRCYPGSGITMEFTIQDMLEYFSSIAQSH
- the exoc1 gene encoding exocyst complex component 1 isoform X1, with protein sequence MTAIKHALQRDIFTPNDERLLGIVNVCKAGKKKKNCFLCATVTTERPVQVKVVKVKKSDKGDFYKRQQTWELRDLTEVDAKDASKENPEFDLHFEKVYRWVASSTAEKNSFISCIWKLNQRYLRKKVEFVNVSSQLLEELPKAEESVPSGESQSVAGGDEDALDEYQELSTREEQDIESMMVTCEYAISNAEAFAEKLFKELQVLDGANIQSIMASEKQVNILMQLLDEALGEVDTIEGKLSSYEEMLQSVKEQMDQISQSNRLIQISNTNNGKLLDEIQFLVNYMDLSKGHIRALQEGDLTSPKGIEACINASEALLQCMNVALRPGHEKLMAVNQQQLLFAELRDTFARRLTNHLNNVFVHQGHDQSSTLSQHTAELTLPKHSPLHRDLLRYAKLMEWLKNTHREKYEGLSRTYVEYMSKLYEREIKEFFEVAKIKMAGTSKDPKGKFATLPRKESALKQETESLHGSSGKLTGSTSSLNKLTVQGSNSRRSQSSSLLDMGNMSASDLDVADRTKFDKIFEQVLSELEPLCLAEQDFISKFFKLQQHLTVAPPLAQPEAEDFDGSLPSKKPPQAEHKHSLSSEKDIVRLMMNKIFQSIETELNSLIALGDKIDSFHSLYMLVKMSHHVWTAENVDPASYLSTTLGNVLVTVKRNFDKCISNQIRQMEEFKISKKSKVGILPFVTGFEEFAELAETIFRNAERRGDLDKAYVKLIRAVFMNVEKVANESQKTPRDVVMMENFHHIFSTLSRLKISCLDAERREAKHKYTDHLQSYVINSLGQPLEKLNHFFEGVEARVAQGVREEEVSYQLAFNKQELRKVIKEYPGKEVKKGLDNLYKKVDKHLCEEESLLQVVWHSMQDEFIRQYKHFEDLIGRCYPGSGITMEFTIQDMLEYFSSIAQSH
- the exoc1 gene encoding exocyst complex component 1 isoform X2; the encoded protein is MTAIKHALQRDIFTPNDERLLGIVNVCKAGKKKKNCFLCATVTTERPVQVKVVKVKKSDKGDFYKRQQTWELRDLTEVDAKDASKENPEFDLHFEKVYRWVASSTAEKNSFISCIWKLNQRYLRKKVEFVNVSSQLLEESVPSGESQSVAGGDEDALDEYQELSTREEQDIESMMVTCEYAISNAEAFAEKLFKELQVLDGANIQSIMASEKQVNILMQLLDEALGEVDTIEGKLSSYEEMLQSVKEQMDQISQSNRLIQISNTNNGKLLDEIQFLVNYMDLSKGHIRALQEGDLTSPKGIEACINASEALLQCMNVALRPGHEKLMAVNQQQLLFAELRDTFARRLTNHLNNVFVHQGHDQSSTLSQHTAELTLPKHSPLHRDLLRYAKLMEWLKNTHREKYEGLSRTYVEYMSKLYEREIKEFFEVAKIKMAGTSKDPKGKFATLPRKESALKQETESLHGSSGKLTGSTSSLNKLTVQGSNSRRSQSSSLLDMGNMSASDLDVADRTKFDKIFEQVLSELEPLCLAEQDFISKFFKLQQHLTVAPPLAQPEAEDFDGSLPSKKPPQAEHKHSLSSEKDIVRLMMNKIFQSIETELNSLIALGDKIDSFHSLYMLVKMSHHVWTAENVDPASYLSTTLGNVLVTVKRNFDKCISNQIRQMEEFKISKKSKVGILPFVTGFEEFAELAETIFRNAERRGDLDKAYVKLIRAVFMNVEKVANESQKTPRDVVMMENFHHIFSTLSRLKISCLDAERREAKHKYTDHLQSYVINSLGQPLEKLNHFFEGVEARVAQGVREEEVSYQLAFNKQELRKVIKEYPGKEVKKGLDNLYKKVDKHLCEEESLLQVVWHSMQDEFIRQYKHFEDLIGRCYPGSGITMEFTIQDMLEYFSSIAQSH
- the exoc1 gene encoding exocyst complex component 1 isoform X4; its protein translation is MTAIKHALQRDIFTPNDERLLGIVNVCKAGKKKKNCFLCATVTTERPVQVKVVKVKKSDKGDFYKRQQTWELRDLTEVDAKDASKENPEFDLHFEKVYRWVASSTAEKNSFISCIWKLNQRYLRKKVEFVNVSSQLLEESVPSGESQSVAGGDEDALDEYQELSTREEQDIESMMVTCEYAISNAEAFAEKLFKELQVLDGANIQSIMASEKQVNILMQLLDEALGEVDTIEGKLSSYEEMLQSVKEQMDQISQSNRLIQISNTNNGKLLDEIQFLVNYMDLSKGHIRALQEGDLTSPKGIEACINASEALLQCMNVALRPGHEKLMAVNQQQLLFAELRDTFARRLTNHLNNVFVHQGHDQSSTLSQHTAELTLPKHSPLHRDLLRYAKLMEWLKNTHREKYEGLSRTYVEYMSKLYEREIKEFFEVAKIKMAGTSKDPKGKFGLHGSSGKLTGSTSSLNKLTVQGSNSRRSQSSSLLDMGNMSASDLDVADRTKFDKIFEQVLSELEPLCLAEQDFISKFFKLQQHLTVAPPLAQPEAEDFDGSLPSKKPPQAEHKHSLSSEKDIVRLMMNKIFQSIETELNSLIALGDKIDSFHSLYMLVKMSHHVWTAENVDPASYLSTTLGNVLVTVKRNFDKCISNQIRQMEEFKISKKSKVGILPFVTGFEEFAELAETIFRNAERRGDLDKAYVKLIRAVFMNVEKVANESQKTPRDVVMMENFHHIFSTLSRLKISCLDAERREAKHKYTDHLQSYVINSLGQPLEKLNHFFEGVEARVAQGVREEEVSYQLAFNKQELRKVIKEYPGKEVKKGLDNLYKKVDKHLCEEESLLQVVWHSMQDEFIRQYKHFEDLIGRCYPGSGITMEFTIQDMLEYFSSIAQSH